The genomic DNA GAACATTCCGAGATTGGAAACCGTGAAGGTCCCGCCCTCGCAGTCGGCGGGAAGCAGCTTCTTGCTTTGCGCCTTTTCGGCGAGCTCCCGGCTCTGCTTCGAGAGATCCTGCAATGAAAGACGGTCTGCGTCGCGGATGACCGGCACCACCAGACCGTCCTCCAGGGCGACGGCGAGCCCGATATTGACGCACGAGAAGATTTCCACGCCGCGCTCGGTAAAACTGGCGTTGAGGGCGGGAAACTCCCGTAGCGCCCGGGCGCAGGCGGCGAGCACGTAGTCGTTGATCGAGGGGCCGCCTGGTGCGCCGGCCCGTCGGGCGAGGGTCCTCTGGCGGACGATCTCCGTCATGTCGACGTCCATCGTCAGGTAGAAATGGGGCGCGGTTCGCTTGCTCTGCGCCATGCGCTCCGCGATGATCCGCCGCATCGGGGTCAGCGGAACCGCCCGGCGGATCGGGGCGGTCGGCTGCGCGGCTTTTTCCCACCGTTCGAGGTCCCTTGCCACGACCGCTCCGCCGGGGCCGCTGCCGCGGATCTCGGCGAGATCGATGCCCCGCTCCCGCGCGATTCTCCTCGCGGCGGGCGAAGCCAGCGTCTTGGCGCCGGCGCGCCCGGCGGGTACGGCGGGCTCGGGAGACGGCGGCCCTGAAAGAGCTCTCCCCTCCTCCTTCAGGGGAGGGCGCGGGGGAGGCGGCGAGCCCGTCTCGGCGACCGATTCCCCGGGCGCGACGATCGCGGCGATCTTGCTTCCGACCGGCACCTCGTCGCCGGGCGAGGCGGTGACGCTGGCGAGGATTCCGCTTGCGGGGGCTTCGATCTCGACGGTCGCTTTGTCGGTTTCGATCTCCATCAGCGGCTCGCCCTTGGTAACCGTCTGGCCTTGGGCTTTGAGCCACCGGATCAGGGTACCTTTCTCCTGGGCGACACCGAGCGCCGGCATGATCACGTCGGTTGGCATAAAACGATCTGGCTCCGGTAATGATTTGCTGCTACGGCTTTGGCCGAGCTCCACCGACCCGCTCGAGGGAGCCGGGGTTGTTGAGGTTCGACTGGGTTTCGCGCGTCTCCGGCAGCGGCCCCGCCGCCGTGAAATACCGGGTGCCGGCAACCAGCAGCTTTTCCGCGGGGAATCGGGTGATGACCTCGCAGCCGTCCTTCGTCACCACGACCTCCTCTTCGAGCCTCGCCGCCGACCAGCCGTCGCTCGCCGGCCAGTAGGTCTCCAGCGCAAAGACCATTCCTTCCTCGATGGTTTCCGGGTGGTCGAGCGAAACGAGGCGGCTGAAGATCGGCTTTTCCCAGATCGAGAGCCCTACGCCGTGGCCGTATTGCAGCGCAAAGGCCGCCTCCTCGTCGGCAAAACCGAACTCCTGAGCCCTGGGCCACAGCTTGACGACGTCGGCAGTGGTGATGCCGGGCTTGACGATGCTGATCGCCGCGTCCATGTAGTCGCGGCAGCGCTTGTAGGCGTCGACCATGGCCGGCGAGGCGCTGCCGACAGCGAAGGTGCGGTAGTAGCAGGTCCGGTACCCGTTGTAGCTGTGGAGGATGTCGAAGAAGGCCGGGTCGCCGGGCCTGAGCACGCGATCGGTGTAGACGTGAGGATGCGGGCTGCAGCGCTCGCCGGAGATGGCGTTCACCCCC from Candidatus Zixiibacteriota bacterium includes the following:
- a CDS encoding dihydrolipoamide acetyltransferase family protein, whose amino-acid sequence is MPTDVIMPALGVAQEKGTLIRWLKAQGQTVTKGEPLMEIETDKATVEIEAPASGILASVTASPGDEVPVGSKIAAIVAPGESVAETGSPPPPRPPLKEEGRALSGPPSPEPAVPAGRAGAKTLASPAARRIARERGIDLAEIRGSGPGGAVVARDLERWEKAAQPTAPIRRAVPLTPMRRIIAERMAQSKRTAPHFYLTMDVDMTEIVRQRTLARRAGAPGGPSINDYVLAACARALREFPALNASFTERGVEIFSCVNIGLAVALEDGLVVPVIRDADRLSLQDLSKQSRELAEKAQSKKLLPADCEGGTFTVSNLGMFGVDSFTAIINPPQCAILATGRVARRPVADGEAVVVRDVMTMSLSADHRAVDGATAAKFLGCVKRLLEDGLKEVSAFPTGSDHEEEVNR